One Odontesthes bonariensis isolate fOdoBon6 chromosome 17, fOdoBon6.hap1, whole genome shotgun sequence genomic window carries:
- the LOC142366622 gene encoding tripartite motif-containing protein 16-like, producing MAQKGVQLEGEILQCSICLDLLKDPVTIPCGHSYCFHCVKGFWDGEDQKGVHSCPQCRQTFTARPVLGKSTMLAALVEQLKKTGLRAAPADHCYAGAEDVACDVCSGRKLKATKSCLVCLASYCEEHLQPHYDSAPLRKHKLVEPSKKLQENICSDHDEVMKMFCRTDQKCICYLCLMDEHKGHDTVSAAAERTERQRELEGSRQQIQQRIQDAEKDVKLLQQELEAIDQSADKTEEHSQKIFSQLIRLLQKRSSDVKQQIRSQQEAEGRRVKELQEKLEQEITELKRKDAELQQLSHTEDHSQFLHSCPSVAALRGATHSSSIQIRPLRHFEDVTAAVSELRDKLQDILREEWANISLRVAEVDVLLSQPEPEPEPEPEPEPGPGPEPEPEPEPEPEPEPEPEPEPESRAGFLRYSCEITLDQNTANKYLILSERNRKVTVMKHPQSYSAHPDRFTDWSQVLSRESLTGRCYWEVEMGGGGVDVAVAYKNISRAGGGNECGFGYNDKSWALRCDQNSYSFWYNNKETSISGPQASRVGVYLDHRAGILSFYSVSGTMTLLHRVQTTFTQPLWAGVGFPWWFVSGRSCKFLS from the coding sequence ATGgcgcagaaaggagttcagctggaaGGAGAAATTCTCCAGTGTTCGATCTGtttggatctgctgaaggatccggtgactattccctgtggacacagctactgctttcactgtgttaaaggcttctgggatggagaggatcagaagggagtccacagctgccctcagtgcaggcagacattcacagcgaggcctgtcctggggaaaagcaccatgttagcagctttagtggagcagctgaagaagactggactccgtgctgctcctgctgatcactgctatgctggagctgaagatgtggcctgtgatgtctgctctgggaggaagctgaaagccaccaagtcctgtttagtctgcctggcctcttactgtgaggaacaccttcagcctcattatgattcagctccactcaggaaacacaagctggtggagccctccaagaagctccaggagaacatctgctctgatcacgatgaggtgatgaagatgttctgccgtacggatcagaagtgcatctgttatctctgcttaatggatgaacataaaggccacgacacagtgtcagctgcagcagaaaggactgagaggcagagagagctggaggggagtcggcagcagatccagcagagaatccaggacgcagagaaagatgtgaagctgcttcagcaggagctggaggccatcgatcagtctgctgataaaacagaggagcacagccagaagatcttcagccagctgatccgtctcctccagaaaagaagctctgatgtgaagcagcagatcagatcccagcaggaagccgaagggaggcgagtcaaagagcttcaggagaagctggagcaggagatcactgagctgaagaggaaagatgctgagctgcagcagctctcacacacagaggatcacagccagtttctgcacagctgcccctcagtggcagcactcaggggggctacacactcatccagcatccagatccgtcctctgaggcactttgaggatgtgacagcagctgtgtcagagctcagagataaactacaggacatcctgagagaggaatgggccaacatctcactgagagtcgctgaagtggatgttttactgtcacagccagaaccagaaccagaaccagaaccagaaccagaaccaggaccaggaccagaacctgaaccagaaccagaaccagaaccagaaccagaaccagaaccagaaccagaaccagagagcagagctggattcttaagatattcatgtgaaatcacactggatcaaaacacagcaaacaaatATCTGATACTGTCAGagaggaacagaaaagtgacagtaATGAAACATCCTCAGTCTTATTCTgctcatccagacagattcactgaCTGGtctcaggtcctgagcagagagagtctgactggacgttgttactgggaggtggagatgggaggaggaggagttgatgtagcagtcgcatacaagaacatcagcagagcaggaggaGGGAATGAATGTGGATTTGGTtataatgacaaatcttgggcgTTAAGATGTGACCAAAACAGTTATTCATTTTGGTACAACAACaaggaaacctccatctcaggtcctcaggcctccagagtgggagtgtacctggatcacagagcaggtattctgtccttctacagcgtctctggaaccatgactctcctccacagagtccagaccacattcactcagccgctctggGCTGGAGTTGGGTTTCCTTGGTGGTTTGTTTCAGGAAGAAGTTGCAAATTTCTCAGCTGA
- the LOC142366624 gene encoding tripartite motif-containing protein 16-like has protein sequence MAQKGVQLEGEILQCSICLDLLKDPVTIPCGHSYCFHCVKGFWDGEDQKGIHSCPQCRQTFTARPVLGKSTMLAALVEQLKKTGLQAAPADHCYAGAEDVACDVCSGRKLKATKSCLVCLASYCEEHLQPHYDSAPFRKHKLVEPSKKLQENICSDHDEVMKIFCRTDQKCICYLCLMDEHKGHDTVSAAAERTERQRELEGSRQQIQQRIQDAEKDVKLLQQELEAIHQSADKTEEHSQKIFSQLIRLLQKRSSDVKQQIRSQQEAEGRRVKELQEKLEQEITELKRKDAELQQLSHTEDHSQFLLSCPSVAALRGATHSSSIQIRPLRHFEDVTAAVSELRDKLQDILREEWANISLRVTEVDVLLSQPEPEPEPGPGPESRAGFLRYSCEITLDPNTAHRQLLLSEGNRKVTVMKQHQSYSDHPDRFTVYPQVLSRESLTGRCYWEVEMGGRGVYVAVAYKNISRAGWGNECRFGSSDKSWALKCDQSSYSFWYNNKGTSISGPRASRVGVYLDHRAGILSFYSVSGTMTLLHRVQTTFTQPLYAGVWIPGILGLLFVPGRSCKFIT, from the coding sequence ATGgcgcagaaaggagttcagctggaaGGAGAAATTCTCCAGTGTTCGATCTGtttggatctgctgaaggatccggtgactattccctgtggacacagctactgctttcactgtgttaaaggcttctgggatggagaggatcagaagggaatccacagctgccctcagtgcaggcagacattcacagcgaggcctgtcctggggaaaagcaccatgttagcagctttagtggagcagctgaagaagactggactccaagctgctcctgctgatcactgctatgctggagctgaagatgtggcctgtgatgtctgctctgggaggaagctgaaagccaccaagtcctgtttagtctgcctggcctcttactgtgaggaacaccttcagcctcattatgattcagctccattcaggaaacacaagctggtggagccctccaagaagctccaggagaacatctgctctgatcacgatgaggtgatgaagattttctgccgtactgatcagaagtgcatctgttatctctgcttaatggatgaacataaaggccacgacacagtgtcagctgcagcagaaaggactgagaggcagagagagctggaggggagtcggcagcagatccagcagagaatccaggacgcagagaaagatgtgaagctgcttcagcaggagctggaggccatccatcagtctgctgataaaacagaggagcacagccagaagatcttcagccagctgatccgtctcctccagaaaagaagctctgatgtgaagcagcagatcagatcccagcaggaagccgaagggaggcgagtcaaagagcttcaggagaagctggagcaggagatcactgagctgaagaggaaagatgctgagctgcagcagctctcacacacagaggatcacagccagtttctgctcagctgcccctcagtggcagcactcaggggggctacacactcatccagcatccagatccgtcctctgaggcactttgaggatgtgacagcagctgtgtcagagctcagagataaactacaggacatcctgagagaggaatgggccaacatctcactgagagtcactgaagtggatgttttactgtcacagccagaaccagaaccagaaccaggaccaggaccagagagcagagctggattcttaagatattcatgtgaaatcacactggatccaaacacagcacacagacagctgttactgtcagaggggaacagaaaagtgacagtaATGAAACAACATCAGTCTtattctgatcatccagacagattcactgtatatcctcaggtcctgagcagagagagtctgactggacgttgttactgggaggtggagatgggaggaagaggagtttatgtagcagtcgcatacaagaacatcagcagagcaggatgGGGGAATGAATGTAGATTTGGTTCTAGtgacaaatcttgggcattaAAATGTGACCAAAGCAGTTATTCATTTTGGTACAACAACAAGGgaacctccatctcaggtcctcgggcctccagagtgggagtgtacctggatcacagagcaggtattctgtccttctacagcgtctctggaaccatgactctcctccacagagtccagaccacattcactcagccgctctatGCTGGAGTTTGGATTCCTGGGATTCTTGGGTTGTTGTTTGTTCCAGGAAGAAGTTGCAAATTTATCACCTGA